A single region of the Kwoniella botswanensis chromosome 1, complete sequence genome encodes:
- a CDS encoding glucosamine-6-phosphate deaminase, whose protein sequence is MYLSNHPTKEEASKYVASQIINRINTFNPTQNRKFVLCLPTGSTPLLVYKELARRCEKGEISFEHVITINLDEYVGLSSDHPQSYYQFMEENFDIPSNQFHLLPGLPIPPHTTPQEFCASYESLITALGGIQLLFMGIGENGHIAFNEPCSSFRGRTRVVKLNEGTRKVNARFFDDPSEVPTHALSMGIGTILDSQEIVVLAIGHKKAEAVRKAMEDGVNHLCPASALQLHDNVILVTDEEASQNLRKTVKDYLTSQIPCQRCSMISSIGRPDVNRDYQTSGIEGRAINSDQDTDPMKQVDNSDITLLSQGKIKIDEKLDNKGNDDDQGDQDCNSL, encoded by the exons ATGTATCTCTCGAACCA CCCCACTAAAGAAGAAGCCTCCAAGTACGTTGCATCGCAAATAATCAACCGAATCAACACTTTCAACCCCACTCAAAATCGAAAATTCGTATTGTGTCTACCGACTGGAAGTACGCCTTTGCTCGTATATAAGGAATTGGCTAGGAGATGCGAAAAGGGTGAAATCAGTTTTGAG CATGTCATCACTATAAATCTCGATGAATATGTTGGATTGAGTTCGGATCATCCGCAGAGTTATTATCAATTCATGGAAGAGAACT TTGATATCCCCTCAAACCAATTCCACCTCTTACCTGGCCTACCCATTCCACCCCACACAACCCCCCAAGAGTTCTGCGCATCGTACGAGAGTCTGATCACTGCCCTTGGGGGTATACAGCTCCTGTTCATGGGTATAGGTGAGAATGGTCATATAGCATTTAACGAACCCTGTTCGAGCTTTAGGGGAAGAACGAGGGTCGTGAAGTTGAATGAGGGGACCAGGAAAGTAAAT GCCAGGTTCTTCGATGATCCAAGTGAAGTACCCACCCACGCCCTTTCGATGGGAATCGGCACGATTCTCGATTCCCAGGAGATAGTCGTCTTGGCAATTGGCCACAAGAAGGCAGAGGCAGTAAGAAAGGCCATGGAAGATGGGGTAAACCACTTG TGCCCCGCTTCGGCATTGCAATTACATGACAACGTCATTCTCGTCACTGACGAAGAAGCtagtcaaa ATCTGAGAAAGACGGTCAAAGATTATCTTACTTCCCAAATCCCATGCCAACGGTGTTCTATGATTTCATCCATTGGACGACCTGATGTTAACAGAGATTATCAAACATCTGGTATTGAAGGTAGAGCGATCAATTCTGACCAAGATACTGATCCAATGAAACAAGTCGATAATTCTGATATAACCTTACTTTCCCAAGGCAAGATCAAAATCGATGAGAAGTTGGATAATAAaggtaatgatgatgatcaaggcGATCAGGATTGTAATTCTCTCTGA